From one Pseudomonas sp. B21-048 genomic stretch:
- a CDS encoding GNAT family N-acetyltransferase: protein MPNTQYTLLDEPLWPLMNKFYRAHQSSMKAVRDARLWVAKHDEIIAALCLRPVSGGHWLTGLFVAPSCRGQGIAAALIAHAVKHLEEPVWLFCHPDLRGFYERRGFTFDPPLPYAMAERLSRYARSKPMIAMGLEPLLGSSG, encoded by the coding sequence ATGCCCAACACCCAGTACACCTTGCTTGATGAGCCCTTGTGGCCGTTGATGAACAAGTTTTACCGCGCCCACCAATCGTCGATGAAAGCGGTCCGCGATGCTCGGCTGTGGGTCGCAAAACACGATGAGATCATTGCGGCGTTATGTTTGCGGCCAGTGTCCGGTGGGCATTGGCTGACCGGGCTGTTCGTCGCCCCAAGCTGTCGCGGGCAAGGGATCGCCGCAGCGTTGATCGCCCACGCCGTCAAGCACCTCGAAGAGCCGGTCTGGTTGTTTTGCCATCCGGATTTACGCGGCTTTTATGAGCGTCGGGGTTTTACATTCGACCCACCCCTGCCCTACGCGATGGCTGAACGGTTGAGCCGTTACGCACGCAGCAAACCGATGATCGCGATGGGTTTGGAGCCGTTGTTGGGGTCGAGCGGATAA
- a CDS encoding alpha/beta hydrolase, producing the protein MIHDTFWLTASDRSRLFVNQWLPAAPLKAVILLAHGMAEHSGRYARLAQACCDQDYGVYAPDLRGHGKTAENGTLGHFADDDGWCKVVGDLASLNQHIGQQHPGVPIVLLGHSMGSYIAQAYLLHHSASLHGAILSGSNFQPVALYRAARQIARLERLRQGPKGRSKLIEWLSFGSFNKKFKPARTPFDWLSRDPAEVDKYANDPLCGFRCTNQLWIDLLGGLQQISKASNLAQIDPGLPLLVIGGECDPVSEGKRLKDLAHALRDAGCQSLQLTIYPQARHELFNESNRDEVTADVLNWIAQALSARRPPRTE; encoded by the coding sequence ATGATCCATGACACTTTCTGGCTGACCGCGAGTGACCGCAGCCGCCTCTTTGTCAATCAGTGGCTGCCGGCCGCACCGCTCAAGGCGGTGATCCTGCTGGCCCACGGCATGGCAGAACATAGCGGTCGCTACGCCCGTCTGGCGCAAGCCTGCTGTGATCAGGATTACGGCGTTTATGCGCCGGACCTGCGTGGACATGGCAAAACGGCCGAAAACGGTACCTTGGGCCATTTCGCCGACGATGATGGCTGGTGCAAAGTGGTCGGCGACCTGGCCAGCCTTAACCAACACATCGGCCAACAGCATCCCGGCGTGCCGATCGTGTTGCTGGGCCACAGCATGGGCAGCTACATCGCCCAGGCTTATTTGCTGCACCACAGCGCCAGCCTGCACGGGGCGATTCTCAGCGGCTCGAACTTCCAGCCCGTGGCGCTCTATCGCGCAGCGCGACAGATTGCTCGCCTGGAACGCCTGCGCCAGGGCCCCAAGGGGCGTAGCAAGCTGATCGAGTGGCTGTCGTTCGGCTCATTCAACAAGAAATTCAAACCGGCGCGCACGCCGTTCGACTGGCTGAGCCGCGACCCGGCCGAAGTCGACAAATACGCCAATGACCCGCTCTGCGGCTTTCGCTGCACCAATCAACTGTGGATCGATTTGCTCGGCGGCTTGCAGCAAATCAGCAAAGCGTCCAATCTCGCCCAGATCGATCCGGGCCTGCCGTTGCTGGTGATCGGCGGCGAATGTGATCCGGTGAGCGAAGGCAAACGTCTGAAAGATCTGGCCCATGCGCTGCGCGACGCTGGTTGCCAGAGCCTGCAGCTGACTATTTACCCGCAGGCCCGGCATGAACTGTTCAACGAGAGCAACCGCGACGAAGTGACGGCCGACGTGCTGAACTGGATCGCCCAAGCCTTGAGCGCTCGCCGGCCACCCAGAACCGAATAG
- the def gene encoding peptide deformylase: MIREILKMGDERLLRIAPPVPAEMFDSPELWRLIDDMFQTMESVGGVGLAAPQIGVDLQLVIFGFEHSERYPDAEAVPQTILINPLITPLSPLMEEGFEGCLSVPGLRGAVDRYQQIRYEGFDPKGEPIVRIASGFHARVVQHECDHLIGRLYPSRITDFSKFGFTDVMFPDLDPAADD; encoded by the coding sequence ATGATCCGTGAAATTCTGAAAATGGGCGATGAGCGCCTGCTGCGCATTGCCCCGCCGGTGCCCGCAGAAATGTTCGACAGCCCCGAGTTGTGGCGACTGATCGACGACATGTTCCAGACCATGGAAAGTGTCGGCGGCGTTGGCCTGGCCGCGCCGCAGATCGGTGTCGACCTGCAACTGGTGATCTTTGGTTTCGAACACAGCGAGCGCTACCCGGACGCCGAAGCGGTGCCGCAGACGATTCTGATCAATCCATTGATCACGCCATTAAGCCCATTGATGGAGGAGGGCTTCGAAGGTTGCTTGTCAGTGCCGGGGCTGCGCGGTGCGGTGGATCGTTATCAGCAGATTCGTTATGAAGGCTTCGACCCCAAGGGTGAGCCAATCGTGCGCATCGCCTCGGGATTTCACGCGCGGGTGGTGCAGCATGAATGCGATCACCTGATCGGCCGGTTATACCCGTCGCGCATCACTGATTTCAGCAAGTTCGGATTTACCGACGTGATGTTCCCGGACCTTGATCCAGCGGCAGACGATTAG
- the fadD1 gene encoding long-chain-fatty-acid--CoA ligase FadD1, producing the protein MIEDFWKDKYPAGIAAEINPDEYPNIQAVLKQSCQRFADKPAFSNLGKTITYGELYELSGAFAAYLQQHTDLQPGDRIAVQLPNVLQYPVAVFGAIRAGLIVVNTNPLYTAREMEHQFNDSGAKALVCLANMAHLAQTVVPKTGVRHVIVTEVADLLPPLKRLLINSVIKYVKKMVPAYHLPKAIKFNDVLRKGHGQPVVEANPASSDIAVLQYTGGTTGVAKGAMLTHRNLVANMLQCKALMGSNLNEGCEILITPLPLYHIYAFTFHCMAMMLIGNHNILISNPRDLTAMVKELSKWKFSGFVGLNTLFVALCNNEAFRKLDFSSLKITLSGGMALQLAAAERWKAVTGCPICEGYGMTETSPVATVNPSQNIQVGTIGIPVPSTLCKVIDDAGVEQPLGAIGELCVKGPQVMKGYWQRQDATDEILDSEGWLKTGDIALIQPDGYMRIVDRKKDMILVSGFNVYPNELEDVLATLPGVLQCAAIGVPDEKSGEAIKIFIVAKPGVTLTKEQVMEHMRANVTGYKVPKAVEFRDALPTTNVGKILRRELRDEELKKLGVKKVSA; encoded by the coding sequence ATGATCGAAGACTTTTGGAAGGATAAGTACCCAGCTGGAATTGCTGCCGAGATCAATCCAGACGAGTATCCGAATATTCAGGCAGTGTTGAAGCAGTCCTGCCAACGCTTCGCTGACAAACCGGCATTCAGCAACCTGGGCAAGACAATCACCTACGGTGAACTGTACGAATTGTCCGGTGCCTTTGCCGCTTACCTGCAACAGCATACCGATTTGCAGCCGGGCGATCGAATCGCCGTGCAGCTGCCCAACGTGTTGCAGTACCCGGTCGCCGTTTTCGGTGCCATCCGCGCCGGGCTGATCGTGGTCAACACCAACCCGCTGTACACCGCGCGGGAAATGGAACACCAGTTCAATGACTCCGGTGCCAAAGCCCTGGTCTGCCTGGCCAATATGGCGCACCTGGCCCAGACCGTCGTGCCGAAAACCGGCGTCAGGCATGTGATCGTCACTGAGGTGGCCGACTTGCTGCCGCCGCTCAAGCGTCTGCTGATCAACAGTGTCATCAAGTACGTGAAGAAGATGGTCCCGGCGTATCACTTGCCCAAGGCCATCAAGTTCAATGACGTGTTGCGCAAGGGCCATGGCCAGCCAGTGGTTGAAGCCAACCCGGCCAGCAGCGACATTGCCGTGCTGCAATACACCGGCGGCACCACCGGCGTGGCCAAGGGCGCGATGCTGACCCACCGCAACCTGGTGGCGAACATGCTGCAGTGCAAGGCGCTGATGGGCTCCAACCTCAACGAAGGTTGCGAGATCCTGATCACCCCGCTGCCGCTGTACCACATTTATGCCTTCACCTTTCATTGCATGGCGATGATGCTGATCGGCAACCACAACATCCTGATCAGCAACCCGCGTGACCTGACGGCGATGGTCAAGGAACTGTCGAAGTGGAAGTTCAGCGGTTTCGTCGGCCTGAACACGCTGTTCGTTGCGCTGTGCAACAACGAAGCGTTCCGCAAGCTGGATTTCTCCAGTCTGAAAATTACCCTGTCCGGCGGCATGGCCTTGCAACTGGCCGCGGCCGAGCGCTGGAAAGCGGTCACCGGTTGCCCGATCTGCGAAGGTTACGGCATGACCGAAACCAGCCCGGTGGCCACGGTGAACCCGAGCCAGAACATCCAGGTCGGCACCATCGGTATTCCGGTGCCGTCGACCCTGTGCAAAGTCATCGACGATGCCGGTGTCGAGCAGCCGTTGGGCGCCATCGGTGAACTGTGTGTGAAAGGTCCGCAAGTCATGAAGGGCTACTGGCAGCGTCAGGACGCCACCGATGAAATACTCGACAGCGAAGGCTGGTTGAAGACCGGTGACATCGCGTTGATCCAGCCTGACGGTTACATGCGTATTGTCGATCGCAAGAAAGACATGATCCTGGTCTCCGGTTTCAACGTGTACCCCAATGAGCTTGAAGACGTGCTGGCGACCCTGCCGGGCGTGCTGCAATGCGCGGCCATCGGTGTGCCGGACGAGAAGTCGGGCGAGGCGATCAAGATCTTCATCGTCGCCAAACCGGGTGTGACCCTGACCAAGGAACAGGTGATGGAGCACATGCGCGCCAACGTCACCGGCTACAAAGTACCCAAAGCCGTGGAGTTCCGCGACGCGCTGCCGACCACCAACGTCGGCAAGATCCTGCGCCGCGAACTGCGTGACGAAGAGCTGAAGAAACTGGGCGTGAAGAAAGTCAGCGCCTAG
- a CDS encoding YihY/virulence factor BrkB family protein, with translation MFFPTMKGLPLHRVMMRTVTEFVDDEMSTYASALAYQMLFSLFPFILFLIALIGFLHLPDFFSWLRLQSELVLPPQALEQVNPVIDQLQQSKGGLLSVGIVIALWTASAGVRLMMSAMNAAYDVVEGRPVWKRFPLSIFYTIGIAGMLLIAAALMVLGPQVMGWIAAQVGLEDFIVTVWTIVRWPVIVILLMMAVALIYYVMPDVKQEFRFITPGAVLSVVVWIIASLGFAFYVKTFANYNAMYGSIGAIIVLLLYFYISAAVMLLGAEMNAVIEHMSREGKDPGEKVPGEHGPGHEEKHHVSGLGRDHSIKPTTDEAIK, from the coding sequence ATGTTTTTTCCGACCATGAAAGGTTTGCCCCTGCATCGGGTGATGATGCGCACGGTCACCGAGTTCGTCGACGACGAGATGTCGACCTATGCCTCCGCGCTGGCCTATCAAATGCTGTTCTCGCTGTTCCCTTTCATCCTGTTCCTTATCGCCCTGATCGGTTTCCTGCACTTGCCGGATTTTTTCTCCTGGCTGCGGCTGCAATCGGAACTGGTTCTGCCGCCCCAGGCGCTGGAGCAGGTGAACCCGGTGATCGACCAGCTGCAGCAATCCAAGGGGGGATTATTGTCGGTGGGTATCGTGATCGCCCTGTGGACCGCCTCCGCGGGTGTGCGGTTGATGATGAGCGCGATGAACGCCGCGTATGACGTGGTCGAAGGCCGTCCGGTCTGGAAGCGTTTTCCGCTGTCGATTTTCTACACCATCGGCATCGCCGGCATGTTGCTGATCGCCGCCGCGCTGATGGTGCTCGGGCCGCAGGTGATGGGCTGGATCGCCGCGCAAGTGGGTCTCGAAGATTTCATCGTGACCGTCTGGACCATTGTCCGCTGGCCGGTAATCGTGATTTTGCTGATGATGGCGGTGGCGCTGATTTACTACGTCATGCCCGACGTCAAACAAGAGTTTCGCTTCATTACCCCAGGTGCGGTGCTGTCGGTGGTGGTCTGGATCATTGCCTCGCTGGGCTTCGCTTTTTACGTCAAAACCTTCGCCAACTACAACGCCATGTATGGCAGTATCGGCGCGATCATCGTGTTGCTGCTGTACTTCTATATCTCCGCCGCGGTGATGTTGCTCGGCGCGGAAATGAATGCGGTGATCGAGCACATGTCGCGCGAGGGCAAAGACCCTGGCGAGAAGGTCCCTGGCGAGCATGGCCCCGGCCATGAAGAAAAACACCACGTGTCGGGACTGGGACGGGACCATTCAATCAAACCGACCACTGACGAAGCCATAAAATGA
- a CDS encoding MaoC family dehydratase, which produces MTQVTNTPYEALEIGQTASYSKTVEERDIQLFAAMSGDHNPVHLDAEFAAASMFKERIAHGMFSGALISAAVACELPGPGTIYIGQTMSFQKPVKIGDTLTVRLEILEKLPKFRVRIATRVFNQRDELVVDGEAEILAPRKQQTVTLPTLPAISIG; this is translated from the coding sequence ATGACCCAGGTTACCAACACCCCTTACGAAGCCCTCGAAATCGGCCAGACCGCCAGCTACAGCAAGACCGTTGAAGAGCGAGACATTCAGTTGTTCGCCGCGATGTCCGGCGATCACAACCCGGTGCACCTGGACGCCGAATTCGCCGCCGCCAGCATGTTCAAGGAGCGTATCGCCCACGGCATGTTCAGCGGTGCGTTGATCAGCGCGGCGGTGGCTTGCGAGTTGCCTGGGCCGGGGACTATTTATATCGGTCAGACGATGAGTTTTCAGAAGCCGGTGAAGATTGGCGACACGCTGACGGTGCGCCTGGAAATTCTCGAGAAACTGCCGAAGTTTCGTGTGCGTATCGCCACGCGGGTATTCAATCAACGCGATGAGTTGGTGGTGGATGGCGAGGCGGAGATTCTGGCGCCGCGCAAGCAACAGACCGTGACATTGCCGACGTTGCCGGCGATCAGTATCGGCTGA
- a CDS encoding CsbD family protein, whose protein sequence is MSSTGDKVKGMANEAAGNVKQGVGKATGNEKLRSEGVAQERKGENQQAIGKAKDALKKGIDKA, encoded by the coding sequence ATGAGCAGCACCGGCGATAAAGTAAAAGGTATGGCAAACGAAGCGGCCGGCAACGTAAAACAAGGCGTTGGCAAAGCCACTGGCAACGAGAAGCTGCGCTCCGAAGGCGTGGCGCAGGAGAGGAAAGGCGAAAACCAGCAAGCGATCGGCAAAGCCAAGGATGCTCTTAAAAAAGGCATCGACAAGGCGTAA
- the fadD2 gene encoding long-chain-fatty-acid--CoA ligase FadD2, whose amino-acid sequence MQPDFWNDKRPAGVPLDIDLGAYKSVIEVFERSCKKFADRPAFSNMGVTLTYAELERYSAAFAGFLQAHTDLVPGDRIAVQMPNVLHYPIAVFGALRAGLIVVNTNPLYTAREMRHQFKDSGARALVYLNVFGQKVQEVLPDTDIQYLIEAKMGDLMPTAKGWLVNTVVAKVKKMVPAYSLPQAMSFKSALRLGRGLGIKPLNVGLDDIAVLQYTGGTTGLAKGAMLTHGNLVANMQQARACMGQFDASGQPLLREGQEVMIAPLPLYHIYAFTANCMCMMVTGNHNVLITNPRDIGAFIKELKNWRFTLLLGLNTLFVALMEHPDFKTLDFSSFKLTNSGGTALVKATAERWEQLTGCRITEGYGLTETSPVACTNPYGDKSRIGTVGLPVPGTTLKIINDEGVEQPLGERGELCIKGPQIMKGYWQKPEATAEVLDADGWFKSGDIAVIDPDGFVRIVDRKKDMIIVSGFNVYPNEIEDVVMAHPKVANCAVIGVPDERSGEAVKLFVVARESGVSLEELKAYCKENFTAYKVPKHIVLRESLPMTPVGKILRRELREIA is encoded by the coding sequence ATGCAACCTGATTTCTGGAATGACAAACGCCCGGCCGGCGTGCCCCTGGATATTGACCTTGGGGCCTATAAGTCGGTGATCGAGGTGTTCGAGCGTTCCTGCAAGAAATTTGCTGATCGCCCGGCATTCAGCAACATGGGCGTGACCCTGACCTACGCCGAACTGGAGCGCTACAGCGCCGCGTTCGCCGGTTTCCTGCAAGCCCATACCGACCTGGTGCCGGGGGATCGCATTGCGGTGCAGATGCCCAATGTCCTGCATTACCCGATTGCCGTGTTCGGTGCCTTGCGCGCCGGGCTGATCGTGGTCAACACCAACCCGTTGTACACTGCGCGGGAGATGCGTCATCAGTTCAAGGACTCCGGAGCCCGGGCGCTGGTCTACCTGAACGTGTTCGGGCAGAAGGTCCAGGAAGTGCTGCCCGACACCGACATCCAGTACCTGATCGAAGCGAAAATGGGCGACCTGATGCCCACCGCCAAGGGCTGGCTGGTCAATACCGTGGTCGCAAAGGTCAAGAAAATGGTCCCGGCCTATTCGTTGCCGCAGGCCATGTCCTTCAAGAGCGCGCTGCGTCTGGGCCGGGGCCTGGGCATTAAACCGCTGAACGTCGGCCTTGATGACATCGCCGTGCTGCAATACACCGGCGGCACCACCGGGCTGGCCAAGGGCGCCATGCTGACCCACGGCAACCTGGTGGCGAACATGCAGCAGGCGCGAGCGTGCATGGGGCAATTCGACGCCAGCGGTCAGCCGTTGTTGCGTGAAGGCCAGGAAGTGATGATTGCGCCGCTGCCGCTTTACCACATCTATGCCTTCACGGCGAACTGCATGTGCATGATGGTCACCGGCAACCACAACGTGCTGATCACCAATCCACGGGACATTGGCGCCTTCATCAAGGAGTTGAAAAACTGGCGATTCACGCTGCTCTTGGGTCTCAACACACTGTTCGTCGCGCTGATGGAGCACCCCGATTTCAAGACCCTGGATTTCTCCAGTTTTAAACTCACCAACTCCGGTGGCACGGCGCTGGTAAAGGCCACGGCCGAGCGCTGGGAGCAGCTCACCGGTTGCCGGATCACCGAAGGTTACGGCCTGACCGAAACCTCGCCAGTGGCCTGCACCAACCCTTACGGAGACAAGTCGCGCATCGGCACGGTCGGTCTGCCGGTGCCGGGCACGACGCTCAAGATCATCAACGATGAGGGCGTCGAGCAGCCGCTGGGCGAGCGTGGCGAACTGTGCATCAAGGGCCCGCAGATCATGAAGGGCTACTGGCAGAAACCCGAAGCCACCGCCGAAGTGCTGGATGCCGACGGTTGGTTCAAGTCCGGCGACATTGCGGTGATCGACCCGGACGGTTTCGTGCGCATTGTCGATCGCAAGAAAGACATGATCATCGTCTCGGGCTTCAACGTGTACCCGAACGAGATCGAAGACGTGGTGATGGCCCACCCGAAAGTCGCCAACTGCGCGGTGATCGGCGTGCCGGATGAGCGTTCGGGGGAGGCGGTGAAGTTGTTTGTGGTGGCCCGCGAGTCGGGGGTCAGTCTTGAAGAGCTGAAGGCGTACTGCAAGGAAAATTTCACGGCGTACAAAGTACCCAAGCACATCGTCTTGCGTGAGTCGTTGCCGATGACGCCGGTGGGCAAGATCCTGCGGCGGGAACTGCGTGAGATCGCCTAA